The proteins below are encoded in one region of Sporosarcina sp. FSL K6-1508:
- a CDS encoding extracellular solute-binding protein yields the protein MMLILLLLVAAACGNDKGEGDTSNDDGVAKDEGGSGKLVIYTGRDESVVEKVVGMFNEKYPDIQVDNLTMGAQQILERVRGEKANPQADFWWGGTQSAMMVAADEDLLMPFKPSFDDAIAADYKDPEGRWYGEMLLPEVIMINSDVLTKETGPQDWDDLLKPEWKDKIVIRGVLASGTMRTIYSSMIYRQGADDPEKGYEWLSGLDANTKDYAQDPTNLYLKLARQESTVSLWNLQDILLQSKLNNQPFDYIYPKSGAPILVDAVGIVNDAKNEANAKLFYEFLFDPEVRAELAEELYQIPTRSDIAKEDMPDWYQDLDLKALDIDWAVMAEKEAEWMEHWDSNIKGKGK from the coding sequence ATGATGCTCATCCTGCTTCTCCTTGTTGCGGCTGCATGCGGTAATGATAAAGGGGAAGGCGATACTAGTAATGACGATGGTGTAGCGAAAGACGAAGGCGGATCAGGTAAACTTGTTATTTACACGGGACGTGATGAAAGTGTTGTTGAAAAGGTCGTGGGGATGTTCAATGAAAAATATCCCGATATACAAGTAGATAATTTGACGATGGGGGCACAGCAAATCCTTGAACGTGTCCGTGGTGAAAAAGCGAACCCGCAAGCGGATTTCTGGTGGGGTGGTACACAATCGGCAATGATGGTGGCGGCGGATGAAGATTTACTTATGCCATTCAAGCCGTCATTTGACGATGCGATTGCAGCGGATTACAAAGATCCAGAAGGCAGATGGTATGGAGAGATGCTGTTGCCAGAAGTGATAATGATCAACAGTGACGTGTTGACGAAGGAGACGGGTCCGCAAGATTGGGATGACTTACTGAAGCCAGAATGGAAAGATAAAATCGTCATTCGCGGAGTTCTAGCTTCCGGAACGATGCGTACAATTTATTCATCGATGATTTATCGCCAAGGTGCGGATGATCCTGAAAAAGGCTATGAATGGCTTAGTGGGCTGGATGCAAACACGAAAGATTATGCACAAGATCCGACGAATCTCTATTTAAAGCTGGCGAGACAAGAAAGTACGGTTTCGTTGTGGAATTTACAAGATATCCTTCTTCAGAGTAAGTTGAACAACCAGCCGTTTGACTATATTTATCCGAAAAGCGGTGCACCGATTCTTGTAGATGCGGTCGGCATTGTCAACGATGCGAAGAATGAAGCGAATGCAAAACTGTTCTACGAGTTCCTGTTCGACCCGGAAGTGCGTGCAGAACTTGCAGAAGAATTGTATCAGATTCCGACGCGTTCGGATATTGCTAAAGAAGATATGCCAGATTGGTATCAAGATCTTGACTTGAAGGCACTGGATATCGATTGGGCAGTGATGGCTGAAAAAGAAGCGGAATGGATGGAACATTGGGATTCGAATATCAAAGGCAAAGGTAAATAA
- a CDS encoding DmpA family aminopeptidase, with product MKLQEPKKIRDRGITIGRLPVGIKNCITDVEGVKVGHVTLDNPLQGAEYAATGVTAILPHGDNLFMNKVVGASYVLNGFGKTTGLVQVDELGLIESPIMLTNTFGVPAVAQGTLQYMLEENPEIGDATGTINLVVGECNDSRLNSIRELPVQPNHAVASIKGASTDASLEGAVGAGKGMICFGYKGGIGSSSRIVEDCDSGETYTIGCLVLSNFGRKEDFQIDRYKLDDNQNVPTYPKPADGSIMIVLATDAPLGSRQLRRVAKRCGIGLGRTGSHFSNGSGDIVIAFSTAQKVPHFTANTVETRQQMREDHPIMNDLFLGAAEVTEEAILNSLSQAVNTTGRMGNTVYAYLFE from the coding sequence TTGAAACTACAAGAGCCAAAAAAAATTAGAGATAGAGGTATTACGATTGGTCGTCTTCCAGTCGGGATAAAGAATTGTATTACGGATGTAGAGGGTGTGAAGGTTGGGCATGTCACACTGGATAATCCATTGCAGGGGGCTGAATACGCCGCTACTGGCGTGACAGCTATATTACCGCATGGGGACAATTTGTTCATGAATAAAGTTGTGGGCGCGAGTTACGTATTGAATGGTTTCGGAAAGACAACAGGACTCGTCCAAGTGGATGAATTAGGGCTGATTGAGTCTCCGATTATGCTAACCAATACGTTTGGTGTTCCCGCGGTTGCGCAAGGGACGCTACAATATATGTTAGAAGAAAATCCCGAGATTGGAGATGCAACCGGGACAATTAATCTAGTTGTCGGGGAATGCAATGACAGTAGGTTGAACTCAATCCGGGAGCTACCGGTTCAACCAAATCACGCTGTTGCTTCTATTAAAGGAGCTTCCACTGATGCTTCCCTGGAAGGGGCGGTTGGTGCTGGAAAAGGCATGATTTGTTTTGGCTATAAAGGCGGAATCGGTTCTTCATCACGAATCGTCGAAGACTGTGATAGTGGAGAGACCTATACAATTGGTTGTCTAGTCCTTAGTAACTTTGGAAGGAAAGAAGACTTTCAAATTGACAGATATAAACTGGATGACAATCAGAACGTGCCTACATATCCCAAACCGGCCGACGGATCCATCATGATTGTTTTGGCTACAGATGCACCACTGGGTAGCAGGCAACTAAGACGGGTTGCGAAAAGGTGTGGTATCGGACTGGGGAGAACTGGAAGTCATTTTAGTAATGGCAGTGGTGACATTGTCATCGCTTTTTCGACGGCACAAAAAGTTCCACATTTCACCGCGAATACTGTCGAAACAAGACAGCAGATGAGGGAGGATCACCCAATTATGAATGATCTTTTCCTTGGTGCAGCTGAGGTTACAGAGGAAGCGATACTGAATTCCCTATCACAGGCAGTAAATACTACAGGTAGGATGGGGAATACCGTTTATGCATATCTGTTTGAGTGA